Within the Agromyces atrinae genome, the region CGCGTCATCGACATCGCCGGAGACGTGTTCGCGCGCGCCACCGTGCCCGTCGCGTTCGCGCAACCCGACTTCGGACGCTTCACGGCCTTCGGCCACCACTTCGCCGCCGAGGGCGGCACCGTGCACCGCCTCGACCGCCAGCCGACGATGGCGAACCACCCGTCGACGCCCATGACCGAGTCGGACCTCGCGCGGCACCTGTCGGCGCAGACCGCGCAGCCCGTCGGTGCGGTGCACCTCACCGAGTACACGGATGCCGCGGGCGTGGCCCACGCGATGACCGAGCGTTCGGCCGCGGCCGTCGTGCTCGACGCCCTCGACGACGCTCATCTCGAGCTCGTCGCTCGCGCGTCGCTCGAACTGTCGGGATCGGGCCCCGTCTTCGCGATCGGCTCCGGCGGCTTCAGCACCGGCTTCGCCCGCGCGCTCGGAGGTCGGGCCGGAGAGGTCGCCCTCGAGGTGCGCCCCGGCGGCGGCCCCGTGCTCGTCGTCTCGGGCAGTCGTTCACCCCAGACCGCGCGGCAGATCGATCACGTGCGCGGGTTGGGCTGGGAGGTGCTGTCGCTGCCGCTCGGTTCGAGTGTGGGCGCTCCTGGTGCCGCGGTCCCGGGTTCCGAGTCGCCGGCCGCCGTCATCCTGCCCGCCGTGCGCGAGGCTCTCGCCGCGGGACGCAGCGTCGTCGTCTCGACGGCCGATGCGGTCGCCGTCGATCGGGCCACCCTCGTCGAGGAGATCGCCGCGTCGCTCACCGAGATCGTGTCGGCAGTCGCCCACGACGGGCTCAGCTCTCGCGTCATCGTGTGCGGCGGAGACACGTCGAGCCGCCTCGTTCGTGCGATCGGCGCGGAATCGCTGCGCCTCGTCGCCAATCCATTCGGCAACGTCGTGATGTGCGCCCTCTCGTCGGACGACCCCGCGATCGACGGCCTCGAGATCGTGTTGAAGGGCGGACAGGTCGGCCCCGTCGACCTCTTCGAGACCGTCCACGCTCTCGGCTGACGCCCGGGCCGTCATCCCCCCTGCCTGCCTGCCTGCACGCTCCGCTCACGGATGCTGCGAAATCGTCATCCCCTCGCGTGTCGCGACGCCACGCGCGGCGTGTCGGGCCGATCTGCAGCATCCGTGCACACCCCACGCCCCACCCAACCCTGCCGCCGTCAGCGGATAAGGAGATCTCGGCCAGGCCCCGGCGTGTTGGGGGCCGCCGAGCGGCGTGCCGCCCGAGATCTCCTTATCCGTCGCGGAACGCCCTCATTCATCTTCACCCCGCGTGCACGCCCACCCTCATCTTCCATCACGCCGCGTACACGGATGCTGCGAAACCGTCATCCGTTCGCGTGTCGAGGCCCCGCGCGCGGCGTGTCGGGCCGATCTGCAGCATCCGTGCACACCTCACGCCCCACCCACC harbors:
- a CDS encoding four-carbon acid sugar kinase family protein; this encodes MSDVYVPDLRVGFYGDDFTGSVDVLLQFARAGWSSRLFVTLPPAEVLADAASGVDAVGVAGIARSLAPDDLDAEVRPVLEALRDLGPAVVQYKACSTADSSPTVGSLGRVIDIAGDVFARATVPVAFAQPDFGRFTAFGHHFAAEGGTVHRLDRQPTMANHPSTPMTESDLARHLSAQTAQPVGAVHLTEYTDAAGVAHAMTERSAAAVVLDALDDAHLELVARASLELSGSGPVFAIGSGGFSTGFARALGGRAGEVALEVRPGGGPVLVVSGSRSPQTARQIDHVRGLGWEVLSLPLGSSVGAPGAAVPGSESPAAVILPAVREALAAGRSVVVSTADAVAVDRATLVEEIAASLTEIVSAVAHDGLSSRVIVCGGDTSSRLVRAIGAESLRLVANPFGNVVMCALSSDDPAIDGLEIVLKGGQVGPVDLFETVHALG